In one window of Microbispora sp. ZYX-F-249 DNA:
- a CDS encoding maleylpyruvate isomerase N-terminal domain-containing protein, with protein sequence MDLFTRSWAALRKVVADLPDEDFARPSGCAGWLVRDLVCHLVIDAQDVLITLVTPAATEPTRDAVTYWDVTRTPPSGDDPLDALIVRLAAAYEEPRLLKFHLDDVGSAAGRAAGLADPGLRVGTRGEVLTAGDYLSAYVLEWTLHHLDLVAHLPHAPQPPAEGLARSREMLEKIAGSAFPASFSDEDALLAGTGRRAPTAAERAELGELAAKLPMVLG encoded by the coding sequence GTGGATCTCTTCACGCGCTCGTGGGCCGCATTGCGCAAAGTGGTCGCCGACCTCCCGGACGAGGACTTCGCGCGGCCGTCCGGCTGTGCCGGCTGGCTCGTACGGGACCTGGTGTGCCACCTGGTGATCGACGCCCAGGACGTCCTGATCACTCTCGTGACCCCGGCCGCCACGGAACCGACCCGCGACGCGGTCACCTACTGGGACGTCACCCGAACGCCGCCCAGCGGCGACGACCCGCTCGACGCGCTGATCGTCCGGCTGGCCGCCGCCTACGAGGAGCCCCGGCTGCTCAAGTTCCACCTCGACGACGTCGGCTCCGCCGCGGGCCGCGCCGCCGGACTCGCCGACCCGGGCCTGCGGGTCGGCACCCGCGGCGAGGTCCTCACCGCGGGCGACTACCTTTCGGCCTACGTCCTGGAGTGGACGCTGCACCATTTGGACCTGGTCGCGCACCTGCCGCACGCTCCGCAGCCGCCCGCGGAGGGGCTCGCCCGGTCCCGCGAGATGCTCGAGAAGATCGCCGGAAGCGCCTTCCCCGCGTCGTTCTCCGACGAGGACGCGCTGCTGGCCGGCACGGGACGGCGTGCGCCGACCGCCGCCGAGCGGGCGGAGCTGGGCGAGCTGGCCGCGAAGCTCCCGATGGTCCTCGGCTGA